Proteins encoded by one window of Arachis hypogaea cultivar Tifrunner chromosome 1, arahy.Tifrunner.gnm2.J5K5, whole genome shotgun sequence:
- the LOC140183754 gene encoding uncharacterized protein codes for MRAVMLGLVGDTQNAFVKRKKIYDGALIACETVNWLKLTKKEAAIIKWRAWVTECVTTVSMSVLINGSPSKPFKMERGLRQGDPLFSFLFVLVVDMLHRMVGEAIRNGCISPLLVRRDSIKLSHLQFADNTILFCPPEEESIQNYKRLLRCFFS; via the exons ATGAGGGCTGTGATGCTGGGGTTAGTAGGAGATACTCAAAATGCGTTtgtcaaaagaaagaaaatatatgATGGGGCACTTATTGCGTGTGAAACAGTGAATTGGCTTAAACTGACGAAAAAGGAGGCAGCAATAATCAA ATGGAGAGCGTGGGTTACGGAGTGTGTGACAACTGTATCTATGTCGGTTCTGATAAATGGTTCGCCATCTAAGCCATTCAAAATGGAAAGAGGCTTGAGACAAGGTGACCCACTTTTCTCCTTCTTATTTGTACTAGTTGTGGATATGCTGCATCGAATGGTTGGAGAGGCAATCAGGAACGGATGTATATCACCGTTGTTGGTTAGGAGAGATAGTATCAAATTGTCGCACCTACAGTTTGCTGATAATACTATTCTGTTTTGTCCACCAGAAGAGGAGTCTATTCAGAACTACAAGAGGTTACTGCGATGTTTTTTCAGTTGA